TAGACCGTTGCAGACCACCATATCTCCACTCTGTGAGGAATCCAGGCGCTAGTAGATGAGGGTTTAGGGTGAGGTTAAATTGCAGGTCTTGACCACCATACTGCAGATGGTAAAAAACCTGGGCCAGGCTCTCTTTGTTTTTTGATGTCTCTCTCCTTTGAATTCGACTCACATGGTGGGACACATGATTGGACAAAAAATGTCCCGATGAATCTACTCTGATAGGATGAACAACTTCGTAGTTAGGAAATCCATTAGGAGAACTATCTGCAAAAACACCAGGGTAATAACTATTAGGATAAAAAGCCGCCACACACATTAAGTGGATTAGTTAAATAGTATGGTGCTGTAACACaaaacagatgaaaaaaaaataatacagatGTTGCATCTGCCGTTCTTACTTAACATCGAATGTCAAGTTCACACTTTGGGCCTAGTAACTACTACTTAGCTTGTAACTACTTTAGCTATCAATTTGTTTACCTCAAATAGATTAGTAAACTCTCTGTAAAGTAATTAGTAGTTGAATGATATGACCTTTATTGATCCAACAAGCAGCCTTCAACTTATTCTGCCTTACAAAATTGTTAGTGgtaagataaataaatactatacaaCAACCAgggaaaaaatgacatttattttcaacatttttagttacattttttttaagccttGCATGTACAAATGGCATAAAATGCGTTGTTCAAATTGGTATTATGCTCAAGAGCTTCAAACAACTCAGATATTCACATAATGTTCTctcaaatgtaaatgtcttcCAGGCAAGACATGTCCTCATTATTCCAGCCATTACTGCTGTTTGCAGGCTTCTGTAAATATTTAGTTATACATAGCGTTATGCTTCAACTAAGTTTGATGGTGCAAAAGCTCAAATATTTAGCAGTGCATAAACTTAGTGCCTATTTACAACTAGTCTTACAGCTTATGTAACAGCCTTACTAGAATATCATTGAGATGGATGGGCTCTTTTGGCTTAATCTAGTAAGTAAACTAAACATCAACTATCAAGCTCATGCTAGCAACTTAGCATACTAGCTAACAACTGCTCTGAACATCTTAGAAATCAGAAAGCAACACTCCGGTAACCACTCTGCCCTGATAATCAACCCCCCAAAGTTTTATATGATTTACTAAAGATATGAGCAAACAACACAGACAATTTATCATAGTTTAGACTTCAAAACTTTAAAATTCCCCAAAGATTTTACTATGTACTGATTTTTCAGGattgtgtgactgtgactgCAATTTTGCAACCAGAACATTGTAACCTTTCTGCTCTTTATTTTGTGCTTGCATAAGTTTTAATAAGCAAATCATTTAAATTCCTGTGACTTTCAAAGCAGCTGAACTGTTGACTAATTCATGAAACAAATCCATGAATTATCCTAATAACAGCAAGCTGAAGTCTGTCATTCTATTCAAACAACAGACCAGAATAATACACTTACAGAAGGATTTATAGCAATTATATGGTAAAGTAAAGACTAAAATAACTTCTCAGGTCTGCATTCTCCATATTCCAATATTTCCCTAGAGACTCTGTAgtacaaacatttgaacagtctTTGTTTCATGACCAGTCTTGTTCATTGGCAGGTCTGTTGCTTTGACCTGCACGATTGTGGAAGCAGAGGGGCTTCCACGAGAAAGCAGCAATAGGGGTAGTGTCCGCCAAGAAAAGGGACATGGAGTAGGCAGGGGATGTATACGCAATCAGGGCAAACATAAGTCAAAAGCACACAAAGCCAAATGGAAGTGGTGTGATGCTGATATTTAGAAACAATTCACATTACGGTATTCTTTTACCTTACACTTTAATATAGTTATTTACAGTAGcactaaaaattacatttaaaacattttatttcaaacagtTCTGAAGTTTTATTGGTGTTTATCATTATCCAGCAGGCTTCACACAGCAGGAATTGATACCGCGATGTGAACTGTGATCTAAAATTCTAATTTACATTCAAATAACCTAATCAAGAAAAATGAATTCATAGAGTGCCAGCagaaaaattaaacaatgtaCCATGTGCCATTACAAATCATGGCCTAAATAAACAGTTCAAAAAGAAACCTGCAACACTGGGCCAAATATTTCACTTCCACTATTTGCAGGTTTGTCAGAAGTAATATGATCCCTAGTATGGGCACTTAAAAACTCTACAAGTGCATGAATGTCAGTGCATTCGATGACAAAATATGACAAGTGTCATCTGTAGCAGGGCTTTTTCCAGAACTACTTTACTTTTCTGAGCTATTTTTGCAATTACCGGTTTTGCAGTGGTTTTAAGTGGATGTATGAAGTTCTAAAGGTAATAACCACAAGTTTAGTTCATCACATTTGGCTATATGAGCATGTTTCACTCCACTTAACGTTTTACAACCCCAAAGTGTCACAATACGTTTCGTCTTAACGAACAGAATATGCTGTTTTAAAATCAGAAGGCAAACAAAATTCTCTTTATGAAATATTGTGCTTGCAATGTGTGTTTTCGCTACATCTCGTTAAAATAAAAgccacattttaaaaacaaacaagtgcCCAAAAATGCTTTTTGGGCCACTGCATACAAACACCATTGTGCGCACACGCTCTCATCATCTGACAaagaaacaaaccaaaaaatgcTAATAATCACAGCGTGGGACTATAATGAGACACAAGCTCAacccactcacctgtgtcttGATTATATCCGCTAGCTGTTGTGCTCTCGAACATGGATAGGAGCCCAGCTGTTATCACAAAGCAGAGAGAAAAACTTGCTGGTCCCAAAACTTTAATGCCGCAGTCCAGCTGAACCATCATGTCAAACTGCACGGAGGAGAACACAGATCACTCCTGGTACATCTACAGTCCATTTAAATGGTGATAGTTTGAATAGTAACTTCTGCCTCAGCCTTATGCATCGGTAGTTTGGACCCATCACACAAAAGAAGGCTACTGCATTTATTAAGCCAGAGATCTGCAATGGTCATCAGACAAATGATGTAGCATGATAAAGTCTGTGAATCCGGTGCATGGGCGATTTTGGGCTCCGTTAATTCAACTGGGACGGCTGCAGTTACTGATGCCGCACACAGAAGAGCAGCGAACTGTGTTTCAGTAAAACTTTGTAAAAGTTccgccctctctctctcttctagTAGGAGGACCTTGTCTTTGTGTTCAGTGTGTCAGACTGAACTCACTGCAGTCTTTGTTTAGTGCTTTGCGTGTTTATACTCCAATGACTTCCATCTCGTAATTTAACCGTTTGTAGGAACACAAATACAGGACGCGTTCTTGAGTTAATCtgtgcacttttattttttggaagcCTATGAACACAACAGTCGGTCGTATTTGGCTGTTGCGTCGCGTCTCGCGTTAAGAGCGTTTATTGCTTTGTCATTACAGCTATAAAATCGAAATTTGCATTCTTTTAGTTCCGGGTAGCTATTTTTGAATGCATGAGGCATGTTTTGTATCCATGTTGatgccattaataataatgCCAATAATCATCATTTTTCTATAATGCAATtcattatttgatatttttcataAGCCTATAGCCTATATCCTTTGACTATCATCGTTATCATCattatcatttgtttatttccACTTGGACatggaaaataaatatgttctacagaagaaagtcatacaaatTTGAAACAACATcaaagtaaatgatgacagaattttcattttttggtgaattatccctttaacacCTAGGCTACTAAGTAGCCTAACTGTCCACCTGTCCCACCATCTTCCACTCTACCTAACATCCCTTCCATAGATTAAAAGgctgaaaactgaaaatctgACAATGCAAACTCATTTTTAAGGGAGTAACAAATTGAGCTGCTGATATATTTGAGTGTCCATCAAGTGCCCCCTCTGGTGGACACAACAGCAATGAAACATTTCATATCAATTTACGAAGTCATTCCCATCTAGCATTGTAAATTGCAGAAGCTTAAGATGATATATGATAAGATGATACACGATAAGGCTTTATTGACTCTAAGAGTAGTATCATCAACAGGAActaaaaaaagcaaacataacataaaatcCATGAACATACTATTGAATTATAGCAGCATTAAATGTTAAACCATTTggtattgcatttaaatgactAATAAATGTAACAATAAGCTACTATATTAGGTACTGCAGATATATGGGCTACATACAACTCTTGAAATTGTACTCTAGCCTACATTGCTGTTACCCGTTTGGTTTccgtttattaatttttttttttttttttaatttaaggaTTAAATAAAAGGACTATTTTGGAATATTTGGTCATCTTCCCTCAAATCTGTATGACATGACATGACGTCAAGAGTACGGCTGTAAGTCAGTCAGCGGTGTTATCCAGTGCGCGCGCTTCACAGGCGGGCGCTCCCCGCGCGCTTCTGCATAAAACGCTGGCTGTCAGGTGCACTGCGTGTTCAAAACACGTCGCTTACACCTATGGGAACCCATTGCCGTCTAAAACCGTTTGTGTTATGTCTGAAACAATGTCAGACTAACTGATATGCAATCAGTAGACACCCTTGTTCACCAGGCACCTGTTGGAGAGTTTCCTTCAGAAACAATGGGTGACATTCTCAACCAAAGCGGATGGGGAACTTTGAACAGAAGTTTAACGGATCAACACAAGTTCAGCAGTCTGGAAGACATCGATGTGACTGCTGACGGCAGCCTCGTCCTGCGGATTATCATCTCGGTGGTTTATTCCGCGGTCTGCGCCGTGGGTTTGGTCGGAAACCTTTTGGTGTTTTTCCTTATGAAGATAAGACAAGGTCGAAAGAAATCCATCATTAATTTCTTTGTCATCAATTTAGCTGTCACCGACTTTCAGTTTGTGTTGACCTTGCCTTTCTGGGCTGTGGATACGGCGTTGGATTTCAGCTGGCCGTTTGGTAACGCCATGTGCAAGATCATTTTATCAGTCACTGTGATGAACATGTACGCCAGCGTCTTTTTCCTCACTGCAATGAGCATTACGCGCTACTGGTCTGTCGCATCTGCTTTAAAGATCCCTTCTCGAAAGAAGTCCGTGTCTGTGAAGTGGGTCTGTGCTGTACTGTGGATCTTGGCGACTGTGGCAACGGCTCCAACTTCGATTTTCTCCACCGTGACAGTTGTGGCAGGTGAAAAACTCTGTCTCCTCAAGTTCCCAGATGGCCAGGATTGGCTCGCTCTGTATCACCTTCAGAAAATTGTCATTGCGTTTATCTTGCCCATGTTCATTCTGTCAGTGTGTTATCTGTTACTGCTCAGGTTTATCCGAAAGAGGGGCATTAATACCCGTCAAAGAAGACGATCGAAAGTAGCGAAGTCTGTGACGGTGGTGGTCCTCTCTTTTTTCATTTGCTGGATGCCAAACCATGCGATCACCCTCTGGGGCGTGCTGGTGAAATTGAACGTGGTGCACTGGGACAAATCATACTACATGGTGCATACTTATGTTTTCCCCGTGACTGTTTGTCTTGCTCATACTAATAGTTGTTTAAACCCAGTTTTGTATTGTCTTATGCGACGGGAGTTTAGGAAAATGTTACATAGCTTCTTTTGGCGCATCTCTTCGCCTGTTATTTCGAAGGCTGGAAAACTACATGGAAACAATCGAGGCAGCAATCATAACCTGGATGACGCACACACTGGAATTCATTTAAACGTGATTGACGCACAACTCTCCCAACAATCCAGACAAGCGACCTTATACTGACAACATTCATAGGACTTCAGACAGATTCTGTCAACTTATTATATACAGTggacttattattattttttttcctgataaaCCAAAGGGTTACTGTGATTTGAGAACGATACTGAGAACGACGAATGATTGTAGATGTTGTTTGTGACTTGAAcagttttaaagatgttttatttgttgGCCCATATACATACTTAACATATACATGTCCAAGTTAGACCTAAaagaaagaatatatatatatatatatatatatatatatatatatatatatatatgtattcatattttctttgtcactTTTTGTGATGGTGAATTCACAATAtgtaaatttgaaataaaaagatACACTGAAATGTAAAGATATTCTGAGCATGAATCGATGCTtgcaaaactgtatttatattgtacatgacttataatttattgatatgAATTGTATAATATtagatttatttcaatataattcttaaagggatactccacctaaaattaaaattctttcattatttactcagcCTAATATCATTTCGaacatgtatgactttctttcttctgcagaacacaaaagaagatatttcacaatattcgtCACTAACATCCATCTTCATCAGGAGACAGAGAGTGGGGTAAGATGTCCCGCCACATAATCTACCAAACTGCATAAAactgtgcatgttttttaatgctaaaaactgttttgtgagtgtgaaaataaaatttatacatAACGGGTAAAAAGAATTTTCCCATGCAAAAGAATCAAGCAAATCTCTGGGCTGAAgataaatttgattttatttgataaaatgaCAGCTGTGCaataaagtgtgtgagatgCCTCGGGCTAAGCTGTGTCAGTGGTTCAATAATAGTGACAGAAAGCTTTGCATCCAAGTGCAGGAAATACTGTTGCAGTATACATTAATTTCATTGAGAAACCTGCTAAAATATCTTTGAATATCACGAGGGAGCACTGGCAAAGTCCAAAAATCCTTTCACAGGATTTTCTCTATATGTAATAAAGAAGCTGCAAGGAGAATCATACCTTTGTTTTTtgagtaaataaattatatttttgtaaatatctttttttttttttttttttcactgaaagaaaaaatatctgTACAAAAATGGAAAAGGAACTGATAGATTTCAGGATGTTATCCGTAAAGTTACAgacatttacagacatttttaaccctaaaacacatCACAATTTATATTAACACAGTACATAGTAGGATATTTTATGGAACTTTTAGTGTATCAAGaatatacaaacccgattccaaaaaagttgggacactgtacaaattgtgaataaaaaaggaatgcaataatttacaaatctcataaacttatattttattcacaatagaatacaGATAcaatatcaaatgttgaaagtgagacattttgaaatgtcatgccaaatattggctcattttggatttcatgagagctacacattccaaaaaagttgggacaggtagcaataagaggccggaaaagttaaatgtacatataaggaacagctggaggaccaatttgcaacttattaggtcaattggcaacatgattgggtataaaaagagtcTCTCAGAGTGGGAAgaggaagaggatcaccaattcccccaatgctgcggcgaaaaatagtggagcaatattagaaaggagtttctcagagaaaaattgcaaagagtttgaagttatcatcatctacagtgcataatatcatccaaagattcagagaatctggaacaatctctgtgcgtaagggtcaaggccggaaaaccatactggatgcccgtgatcttcgggcccttagatggcactgcatcacatacaggaatgatactgtaatggaaatcacaacatgggctcaggaatacttccagaaaacaatccaccgtgccattcgccgttgccggctaaaactctataagtcaaaaaagaagccatatctaaacatgatccagaagcgcaggcgttttctctgggccaaggctcatttaaaatggactgtggcaaagtagaaaaagaatcaaaatttgaagttctttttggaaaactgggacgccatgtcatccggactaaagaggacaaggacaacccaagttgttatcagcgctcagttcagaagcctgcatctctgatggtatggggttgcatgagtgcgtgtggcatgggcagcttacacatctggaaaggcaccatcaatgct
The sequence above is a segment of the Onychostoma macrolepis isolate SWU-2019 chromosome 07, ASM1243209v1, whole genome shotgun sequence genome. Coding sequences within it:
- the rxfp3.3a2 gene encoding relaxin-3 receptor 1; this encodes MQSVDTLVHQAPVGEFPSETMGDILNQSGWGTLNRSLTDQHKFSSLEDIDVTADGSLVLRIIISVVYSAVCAVGLVGNLLVFFLMKIRQGRKKSIINFFVINLAVTDFQFVLTLPFWAVDTALDFSWPFGNAMCKIILSVTVMNMYASVFFLTAMSITRYWSVASALKIPSRKKSVSVKWVCAVLWILATVATAPTSIFSTVTVVAGEKLCLLKFPDGQDWLALYHLQKIVIAFILPMFILSVCYLLLLRFIRKRGINTRQRRRSKVAKSVTVVVLSFFICWMPNHAITLWGVLVKLNVVHWDKSYYMVHTYVFPVTVCLAHTNSCLNPVLYCLMRREFRKMLHSFFWRISSPVISKAGKLHGNNRGSNHNLDDAHTGIHLNVIDAQLSQQSRQATLY